Part of the Roseomonas sp. OT10 genome, ATGGCGTCGTGGCCGTTGCGGTTCGGGTCCCAGGCGATGCCGACGGCGTGCAGCAGGCTGGCGATGGGCCCCACCAGCGGGTTGAACAGGAAGGCCCAGACATAGCCCGCCACCGCCGGCGCGATGGCATAGGGCAGCAGCAGCACGGCGCGGTAGGCGGCGCGGCCGCGCAGCACGCGGTCGGTGGCGAAGGCCAGCACCAGCCCGACGCCGAAGGTCAGCGCCGCGGTGGCCAGGGTGAAGACCACCGAGAGGCGCAGGGATTCGCGGTATTCCGCGCTGGCGAGCAGGGCCCGGATGTTCTCCAGCCCGACGAAGTGCACCGTCTCGCCGAAGGGGTCCTGGAGCAGGAAGGCCTGTGCCAGCCCCCGGATCGCGGGGATGAAGAAGAAGACCAGCAGGATCAGCAACTGCGGTGCCAGCAGCAGGAGGGGCACGAGCTGCCCCTCGAAGCCGGAGGCCTTCACCCCCACCCGGCTGGCCGGGTGGCGGGCGCGCAAGAAGCCCGGCAGGCGACGCCGGCGACGGTCCGTGACGGCGGGCAGGACCGTCTCGCTCATGGCCTCAGTAGCGGCCGGCGTTCAGCCGCTCGAAGCGCCGCAGGATGTCGTTGCCGCGGCTGACGGCGTCGTCCATCGCCTGCTGCGGCGGCTTCTGGCCGCCGAAGGCGCGCTCCGCCTCCTCGCGCTGGGCCAGCATGGTCTGGGTGAAGTTGCCGAAGCGGAAGCCCAGCGAGTTCGCCGTGGGCGTGCCGCGGCTGAGCTGCTGCACGGCGATCTCCTGCGTCGGGCGCTGGCTGTACCAGCCCTCCTGCTTCGCCATCGCATAGGCGGCGTTGGTGGCGGGGACGTAGCCGGTCGCCTTGTGCCACCAGACCTGCGTCTCGGGCTTCGCCAGGTAGGCGAGGAAGGCGGCGGTGCCGGCATAGTCGGGCTCGGCATGGCCCTTCAGCACCCAGAGGACGGCGCCGCCGATGACGCTGTTGCGCGCCTCGCGCCCCTCCTCCCAGGGCAGCGGCACCGCGCTCCAGTCCAGGTCGTTCGCCGCCATCATCGCCGAATGCGCGGCGGTGGAGGCCATGAAGGTGGCGGAGCGGCCGGCGGTGAAGACGGCGGTGGGCGCCACGCCCTGGCCGGCGATCTGGAGGAGGCCGTCATCCAGCCAGCGCTTCATCCGTCCGACCTGGCTCACCAGCCCGGTGCGGTTGTACACGAACTCCGTGTCCAGCCCCTCGAAGCCGTTGCTGCGGGTGGCGTAGGAGAGGTCGTTGATGGCGCTGTAGTTCTCGAACCAGCTCCAGTGGTAGTCGTCGGCCATGATGCTGCCCGGGCCGCCGGCCGCCTTGACGCGGCGCAGCTGCTCCTCCAGCCCCTGCCAGGTCTCGGCCGGCCGCTCGATCCCCGCCTTCGCGAAATGCGCCTTGTTGAAGTACAGGATCGGCGTGGAGGAGTTGAAGGGCATCGCCTGGAGCTGGCCCTTGTAGGTGTAGTAGCCGGCGATCGGCTTGATGAAGTCGCCCCAGTCCACCGCCTGCTTCTGCGCCGCCATCAGCTCCTGCACGGGCATGATGGCATTGGAGAGCAGCATGGTCATGAAGCCGCGCTCGTAGATCTGCACGAGCTGCGGCTGGGTGCGGGTGCGGTAGGCGGCGACGGTGCCGTTGATCAGCTCGTCATAGGTGCCCTTGAAGACGGGCACGACGTTGTACTCCGCCTGGGAGGCGTTGAAGCGGCGTGTCAGCTCCTCCAGCCGCTCGCCGTTCACCCCGGCCATGGCGTGCCAGAAGCGGATCTCGCGCGGCGCCGCATGGGCGGGGCGCGCCACCCAGGGGGCGGATAGCGGGACGGCCAGGGCGGCGCCGGAGGCCGCCAGGATCGTGCGACGAGAGACGTGCTGGCCCATCTCGTGTCCCCTCCTCATCCGCCCGTGCGTTGTCGCGACCGGGTCGTCCGTTCCCGCCGCTGCGCCGCGCCCGCCGGCATGGCCGGAAGTCCCGCGGCAGGGCAGTCTGCCCTCCTCGGCTTGCACGGCACCGTAACCAGCCTTTGAGCAGGTGTAAATCCATTCGCACAATTGTAATATCGACCACCGGCGCAGCCGGGAGCAAAAGGGGGAAGCCGGCGTGAGCGCCTCGGATGAGCAGCTGTCGGTGCGCGTCGCCTGGCTCTACCACATGGAGGACCTGACCCAGGCGGAGATCGCCGCCCGGCTCGGCCTGACGCGGCTGCGCGTCAACCGCATCCTGGCGGAGGGGCGGTCCAGCGGGCTGGTCCGCATCTCCCTCACCTCCCGGCTGGAAAGCTGCGTCGCGCTGGAGCAGCGGCTGATCCGCGAGTTCGGCCTGGCCGATGCGGTCATCATCCCGACGCCCGAGGATCCGGAGAAGGTCGCGCCGCTGCTGGGCGTCGCCGCGGGGGACTACCTGTCGCAGTTCCTCGCGCGCACGGCCGTCGCCGTCTTCGGCGTCGGCTGGGGCGCGACGCTGCGCGAGGCGATCCGCCACATCGTGCCGGCCGACCTGCCGGACCTCCTCGTCACCTCGATGATGGGCGGGCTGACCCAGGGGCTGGACCTCAACAGCTTCGAGACGGCGGGCGAGCTCGCGCGGCGGCTGAACGCGCAATGCGCCTACCTCGCGGCGCCGATCTATGCCGGCAGCGCCGCCTCGCGCGACACGCTGGTGGCGCAGGACGTCTTCGCCGAGGCCTTCGCCCGCATCCGCGCC contains:
- a CDS encoding ABC transporter permease subunit, with protein sequence MSETVLPAVTDRRRRRLPGFLRARHPASRVGVKASGFEGQLVPLLLLAPQLLILLVFFFIPAIRGLAQAFLLQDPFGETVHFVGLENIRALLASAEYRESLRLSVVFTLATAALTFGVGLVLAFATDRVLRGRAAYRAVLLLPYAIAPAVAGYVWAFLFNPLVGPIASLLHAVGIAWDPNRNGHDAMLLVILTASWKHLCYNYIFLVAALGAVPRAVVEAAAVDGAGPFRRFVHVTLPMIAPTIFFLTIMNMVYGLFETFAIIDATTKGGPAAATNILVYKVYVDGFVNLDLGSSAAQSVLLMGFAIALTVVQFRLIDRRISYEVSQ
- a CDS encoding extracellular solute-binding protein → MGQHVSRRTILAASGAALAVPLSAPWVARPAHAAPREIRFWHAMAGVNGERLEELTRRFNASQAEYNVVPVFKGTYDELINGTVAAYRTRTQPQLVQIYERGFMTMLLSNAIMPVQELMAAQKQAVDWGDFIKPIAGYYTYKGQLQAMPFNSSTPILYFNKAHFAKAGIERPAETWQGLEEQLRRVKAAGGPGSIMADDYHWSWFENYSAINDLSYATRSNGFEGLDTEFVYNRTGLVSQVGRMKRWLDDGLLQIAGQGVAPTAVFTAGRSATFMASTAAHSAMMAANDLDWSAVPLPWEEGREARNSVIGGAVLWVLKGHAEPDYAGTAAFLAYLAKPETQVWWHKATGYVPATNAAYAMAKQEGWYSQRPTQEIAVQQLSRGTPTANSLGFRFGNFTQTMLAQREEAERAFGGQKPPQQAMDDAVSRGNDILRRFERLNAGRY
- a CDS encoding sugar-binding transcriptional regulator, yielding MSASDEQLSVRVAWLYHMEDLTQAEIAARLGLTRLRVNRILAEGRSSGLVRISLTSRLESCVALEQRLIREFGLADAVIIPTPEDPEKVAPLLGVAAGDYLSQFLARTAVAVFGVGWGATLREAIRHIVPADLPDLLVTSMMGGLTQGLDLNSFETAGELARRLNAQCAYLAAPIYAGSAASRDTLVAQDVFAEAFARIRAVDLALLSLGDLSPRSLLIRHGLPRDVPVEELRAAGAVGDVLGQFLDARGRPIDHPINDRVIGLPSAGLAGVRHVVLAAGGGHKSAVIAAALRGGIPKVLVSDEGTTNAALALIEAG